Proteins from one Streptomyces roseifaciens genomic window:
- the rbsK gene encoding ribokinase, producing MYDVLVVGSANADLTVRVDRRPGAGETVLGTDLVESAGGKGANQAAAAARLGARTALLAKVGDDAFGELLLEGQREAGTELRHVLVEEGARTGTAMIVVGPDGDNSIVVSPGANAHLLPEEVEAAREVIAASAVVSIQLEIPPATVRAAAETAREAGTRVVVNPSPVPDRLDPELLAAADPLVVNEHEARHLTQLVDGSPQAWARSLRDQGARSVVVTLGAEGALVLESGAGEAVAVPGVEAEAVDTTGAGDAFTGALAARLAAGAPLPEAVRFAVRVGAAAVTRPGAQPSYPTLDELPPEPGQFT from the coding sequence ATGTACGACGTACTGGTCGTGGGGTCGGCCAACGCGGACCTGACGGTGCGGGTGGACCGCCGGCCCGGGGCGGGCGAGACGGTCCTGGGCACGGATCTGGTCGAATCGGCGGGCGGCAAGGGCGCCAACCAGGCCGCGGCCGCGGCCCGCCTCGGCGCCCGGACGGCCCTGCTGGCCAAGGTCGGTGACGACGCGTTCGGCGAGCTGCTGCTGGAAGGCCAGCGCGAGGCCGGCACGGAGCTGCGGCACGTGCTGGTGGAGGAGGGCGCCCGGACGGGCACGGCGATGATCGTCGTCGGGCCGGACGGCGACAACAGCATCGTGGTCTCGCCGGGTGCGAACGCGCACCTCCTCCCCGAGGAGGTCGAGGCCGCCCGGGAGGTGATCGCCGCGTCGGCGGTCGTCTCGATCCAGCTGGAGATCCCCCCGGCGACCGTACGGGCGGCCGCCGAGACCGCGCGCGAGGCCGGCACGCGGGTCGTGGTCAACCCCTCGCCCGTCCCGGACCGCCTGGACCCCGAACTCCTCGCGGCGGCCGACCCGCTGGTCGTCAACGAGCACGAGGCCCGGCACCTGACGCAGCTCGTGGACGGCTCGCCGCAGGCGTGGGCCCGCTCCCTGCGCGACCAGGGCGCCCGCTCGGTCGTCGTCACCCTCGGCGCCGAGGGTGCGCTGGTCCTGGAGTCGGGGGCCGGGGAAGCGGTGGCGGTGCCCGGCGTCGAGGCCGAGGCCGTGGACACCACGGGCGCCGGCGACGCCTTCACCGGTGCGCTCGCGGCCCGGCTGGCGGCCGGCGCACCGCTGCCCGAGGCCGTCCGCTTCGCGGTGCGCGTCGGCGCGGCGGCCGTGACCCGGCCGGGTGCCCAGCCCTCGTACCCGACACTGGACGAACTGCCGCCGGAGCCGGGACAGTTCACCTGA